One stretch of Lucilia cuprina isolate Lc7/37 chromosome 6, ASM2204524v1, whole genome shotgun sequence DNA includes these proteins:
- the LOC111689034 gene encoding uncharacterized protein LOC111689034 — translation MPDLSKAEKEFLQRKHEQTMKLRAEFIKQSSNPFRHATGEGGTLFDAGLARFQAMRVSNFEHFKPTGHAFRVGMSLVVLPIIGYAWALNKEREGRELQYRNGEVAYKDRRFKFI, via the exons ATGCCTGATTTATCAAAAGCTGAAAAGGAATTTTTGCAACGCAAACATGAGCAAACCATGAAATTGCGTGCTGAATTCATAAAACAATCAAGCAATCCCTTCCGTCATGCCACAGGTGAAGGTGGTACTTTG ttCGATGCCGGTTTGGCTCGCTTTCAGGCCATGAGAGTGTCCAACTTTGAACACTTTAAACCGACTGGTCACGCTTTTCGCGTTGGCATGAGTTTGGTTGTGTTACCCATTATTGGTTATGCCTGGGCTTTAAATAAGGAACGCGAGGGACGTGAACTTCAATACCGCAATGGTGAAGTAGCCTACAAAGATCGTAGATTCAAATTcatctaa
- the LOC111689033 gene encoding trafficking protein particle complex subunit 5 codes for MEKLEALKISSMRPRTNILDRPLSKGKSEVSQSIVALLFSEIVQYSQSKVHTVPELQNRLHEMGQDVGTRIIDLYFMRERSSKRETKLTQMLLFVKTTVWKNLFGKEAEKLEKVDDERTYYIIEKQPLVNTFISVPKDKGTLNCANFTAGIVEAVLTHCGFPCKVTAHWHNGTTYMVKFEDFVIARDKQLEDK; via the exons atggaaaAACTAGAAGCTTTGAAAATATCCTCTATGAGGCCACGCACCAATATCTTAGATAGACCTTTATCCAAAGGAAAATCGGAGGTGTCACAAAGCATAGTGGCCCTACTATTCAGTGAAATAGTGCAATACAGCCAGAGCAAAGTGCATACAGTGCCAGAATTGCAAAATAG ATTACATGAAATGGGCCAAGATGTGGGTACACGTATTATTGATTTGTATTTCATGCGCGAACGTAGTTCTAAAAGAGAAACCAAATTGAcacaaatgttgttgtttgttaaaacTACCGTGTGGAAGAATTTGTTTGGCAAAGAAGCTGAGAAATTGGAAAAGGTAGATGATGAGCGCACctactatattatagaaaaacaacCTTTGGTAAATACCTTTATAAGTGTGCCCAAAGATAAGGGTACTTTAAATTGTGCCAATTTCACTGCTGGTATAGTGGAAGCTGTGTTAACACATTGTGGTTTT CCCTGTAAAGTAACCGCCCATTGGCATAATGGCACCACGTATATGgttaaatttgaagattttgttATTGCCCGCGACAAACAATTGGAAGACAAATAA
- the LOC111689035 gene encoding long-chain fatty acid transport protein 4-like, which yields MVKKNLYKIDVLVELNFKQRNATRFAIAFGGFLAYLWVKDNANLSMALGAILALMFKNITFLYAFFRTVGRDIVAGTRFIFLNIFIFYVEKKNWSVAQIFQQRYREHPQKPCLLIDNRKLTFQDVEDYSNKVGAYFKDQGYQKGDCIALLMATRPEYAAMWLGLSKIGVVTALINTNLRKDTLLHSIKVANAKAIIVGCELVEIFKDISEQEEIKTLPIYQFSDEEQRANPNLEVVKGACDLTDILKKQKLKDLSMYINDCKPKDKLLYIYTSGTTGMPKAAVINNLRYIFITAGTHLMCGIHKDDIIYNVLPLYHSAGGIAGVGNALIYGCTVALRHKFSASNFWKDCIKYNATCALYIGELCRYLLNSPSRPEDTQHKLRLMYGNALRPQIWSQFTKRFNIPSIGELYGSTEGNSNLANVANQVGAVGFIPIIARNIFPVQVIRVDEQSGEPLRNAKGFCIRCNAGEIGLLIGKVDPRRAVTTFNGYTDEGASEKKLLKDVFKKGDIFFNSGDLLVSDIFGYFYFKDRTGDTFRWRGENVSTQEVEATITSVIGLQNCVVYGVQIPYIEGKAGMAAIEDPDRKIDFNNLSFGIRDTLPSYAQPLFIRVVDQIPRTATFKMIKRDLMLEGFNMDYIKDPLYYLNNDGLYRPLTREQYQLLLEGKAGL from the exons atggtcaaaa aaaacttatacaaaatcgatgttttggtggaattaaattttaaacagagaAATGCCACTCGTTTTGCGATTGCCTTTGGTGGATTTTTAGCCTATCTTTGGGTTAAAGACAATGCCAATTTGAGTATGGCTTTGGGAGCTATATTAgccttaatgtttaaaaatatcacatttttaTATGCCTTCTTTAGAACCGTTGGACGGGATATAGT AGCTGGTACacgttttattttcttaaatattttcattttttatgtagaaaagaaaaattggtCTGTAGCTCAAATATTCCAGCAGAGATATCGAGAACATCCCCAAAAACCCTGTTTACTAATCGATAATCGTAAATTAACTTTTCAAGATGTGGAAGATTATTCGAATAAAGTGGGAGCTTACTTCAAAGATCAAGGTTATCAAAAAGGTGATTGTATAGCCTTGCTAATGGCCACACGACCCGAATATGCGGCCATGTGGTTGGGTCTCTCGAAAATTGGTGTAGTAACCGCTTTAATAAATACCAATTTAAGAAAGGACACCCTTTTGCACTCCATTAAAGTGGCCAATGCTAAGGCTATTATAGTGGGCTGTGAATTggtggaaatttttaaagatatttcagAGCAAGAAGAAATTAAAACTCTGCCGATTTATCAGTTCAGTGATGAGGAACAAAGGGCCAATCCTAATTTGGAAGTAGTGAAAG GAGCTTGTGATTTaaccgatattttgaaaaaacaaaagttgaaagacttatctatgtatataaatgaTTGTAAACCcaaggataaacttttatatatctATACTTCGGGCACTACGGGCATGCCCAAAGCGGctgttataaacaatttaag ATATATTTTCATTACGGCCGGTACACATCTTATGTGCGGCATTCATAAGGATGACATTATCTATAATGTTTTACCACTATATCATTCTGCTGGCGGTATTGCCGGTGTGGGTAATGCTTTAATTTATGGCTGCACGGTGGCTTTACGCCATAAATTCTCGGCTAGCAACTTCTGGAAAGACTGTATTAAATATAATGCCACTTGTGCTCTATATATCGGTGAGCTGTGTCGTTATTTATTGAATTCGCCCAGCCGACCCGAGGACACTCAACATAAGTTGCGTTTAATGTATGGCAATGCTTTGAGACCTCAAATTTGGTCACAATTCACTAAACGTTTCAATATTCCCTCTATTGGCGAGTTGTATGGTTCAACGGAGGGAAATTCTAATTTGG CCAATGTTGCCAATCAAGTCGGTGCCGTCGGTTTTATACCCATTATTGCACGCAATATTTTCCCCGTGCAAGTCATACGTGTAGATGAGCAATCTGGTGAACCACTACGTAATGCAAAAGGTTTCTGTATACGTTGCAATGCCGGTGAAATAGGTCTACTAATTGGTAAAGTAGATCCACGTCGAGCCGTTACTACGTTTAATGGTTATACTGATGAGGGTGCCTCGGAAAAGAAACTTTTGAAGGATGTTTTCAAAAAAGGCGATATCTTCTTTAATTCGGGTGATTTGCTGGTAAGTGACATTTTTggatatttctattttaaagatAGAACTGGTGATACATTTCGTTGGCGTGGTGAAAATGTATCCACTCAAGAAGTAGAGGCCACAATAACAAGCGTCATAGGACTGCAGAATTGTGTGGTTTATGGTGTACAG ATACCCTATATTGAGGGCAAAGCTGGCATGGCTGCCATAGAGGATCCTGATCGTAAAATCGATTTTAACAATCTTTCTTTCGGTATACGTGACACTCTTCCTTCCTATGCCCAACCTTTATTCATACGCGTCGTGGATCAAATACCCCGTACGGCCacttttaaaatgataaaacgTGATCTTATGTTGGAAGGTTTTAATATGGATTACATCAAAGATCCTTTATATTATCTCAACAATGATGGTCTCTATAGACCTTTGACTAGAGAACAATATCAATTACTGCTCGAGGGTAAAGCAGGTCTATAA
- the LOC111689032 gene encoding long-chain fatty acid transport protein 4-like, producing the protein MDILVELNFKHKNATRLSIAIGGFLAYLLVKDNTKLSMALGAILALMFKNITFVYAFFSTVERDIVAGIRFLILNIYILYVEKKKWSIARIFQQRCREHPQKPCLLIDDRKLTFQDVEDYSNKMGAYFKDQGYQKGDCIALLMATRPEYVATWLGLSKIGVVTALINTNLRKDTLLHSIKVAKAKAIIVGTELVEVFKDISQQEEIKTLPIYQFSDEEQRINANLEVMKGACDLTDILEKQKLEDLSMYINDCKPRDKLLYVYTSGTTGMPKAAVINNLRYLFMAAGTHHMCGIRKDDIIYNALPLYHTAGGIVGVGNALIHGCTVALRKKFSATNFWKDCIKYNATCAQYIGELCRYLLNSPTRPEDTQHKLRLMYGNGLRPQIWSQFTTRFNIPSIGELYGSTEGNSNLANIANQVGAIGFIPIVARNLYPVQVIRVNEESGEPLRNAKGFCIRCNAGETGLLIGKVDPRRAVTAFHGYADEGASEKKLLKNVFKKGDVFFNSGDMVVGDILGFFYFKDRTGDTFRWRGENVSTQEVEAIITSVIGLQDCVVYGVEIPHVEGKAGMAAIEDPDRKIDLNNLSVGIRGSLPPYAQPLFVRVMDQIPRTATFKMKKRDLMLEGFNMDNIKDPLYYLNKDGLYRPLTREQYQLLLEGKAGL; encoded by the exons ATGGATATTCTTGTggaattaaatttcaaacacaAAAATGCCACTCGACTTTCAATAGCAATTGGTGGATTTTTGGCCTATCTATTGGTTAAAGACAACACCAAATTGAGTATGGCTTTGGGAGCTATATTAgcgttaatgtttaaaaatatcacatttGTATATGCCTTCTTTAGTACCGTTGAACGGGATATAGT AGCTGGTATACGTTTTCttatcttaaatatttacattttatatgtgGAAAAGAAAAAATGGTCTATAGCTCGAATATTTCAGCAAAGATGTCGAGAACATCCCCAAAAACCCTGCTTACTAATCGATGATCGTAAATTAACTTTTCAAGATGTGGaagattattcgaataaaatggGAGCTTACTTCAAAGATCAAGGTTATCAAAAAGGTGATTGTATAGCCTTGCTAATGGCCACACGACCCGAATATGTAGCCACCTGGTTGGGTCTTTCGAAAATTGGTGTAGTAACCGCTTTAATAAATACCAATTTAAGAAAGGACACCCTTTTGCACTCCATTAAAGTGGCCAAAGCTAAGGCTATTATAGTGGGCACTGAATTGGTGGaagtttttaaagatatttcgCAGCAAGAAGAAATTAAAACTCTGCCGATTTATCAGTTCAGTGATGAGGAACAAAGAATCAATGCCAATTTGGAAGTAATGAAAG GAGCCTGTGATTTAACCGATAttttggaaaaacaaaaattagaagACTTATCTATGTATATCAATGATTGTAAACCCAGagataaacttttatatgtctATACATCGGGCACTACGGGCATGCCCAAAGCGGctgttattaacaatttaag ATATCTTTTCATGGCTGCCGGCACACATCATATGTGCGGCATTCGTAAGGATGATATTATCTATAATGCTTTACCACTCTATCATACTGCTGGCGGTATTGTGGGTGTGGGTAATGCTTTAATACATGGCTGCACGGTAGCTTTACGCAAGAAATTCTCGGCTACCAACTTCTGGAAAGattgtattaaatataatgCCACTTGTGCTCAATATATCGGTGAGCTGTGTCGTTATTTGTTGAATTCACCCACCCGACCCGAGGACACTCAACATAAGTTGCGTTTAATGTATGGCAATGGTTTGAGACCACAAATTTGGTCACAATTCACTACACGTTTTAATATTCCCTCTATTGGCGAGTTGTATGGTTCAACGGAGGGAAATTCTAATTTGG CCAACATTGCCAATCAAGTCGGTGCGATCGGTTTTATACCCATTGTTGCTCGCAATCTCTATCCAGTACAAGTCATACGTGTAAACGAAGAATCTGGAGAACCGCTACGCAATGCAAAAGGGTTCTGTATACGATGCAATGCCGGCGAAACAGGTCTACTAATTGGTAAAGTAGATCCACGACGAGCCGTTACAGCATTCCATGGTTATGCAGATGAGGGTGCCTCagaaaagaaacttttaaagaatgttttcaaaaaaggcGATGTCTTCTTTAATTCGGGCGATATGGTGGTGGGTGATATTTTAggatttttctatttcaaaGATAGAACTGGTGATACATTCCGTTGGCGTGGTGAAAATGTATCCACTCAAGAAGTAGAAGCCATAATAACAAGTGTCATAGGACTGCAGGATTGTGTGGTCTATGGTGTGGAG aTACCTCATGTTGAGGGCAAAGCTGGCATGGCTGCCATAGAGGATCCCGATCGTAAAATCGATTTAAATAATCTTTCGGTCGGCATACGTGGCAGTCTTCCTCCCTATGCCCAACCATTATTCGTGCGAGTCATGGATCAAATACCCCGTACGGCcacttttaaaatgaaaaaacgtGATCTTATGTTGGAAGGTTTTAATATGGATAACATCAAAGATCCTTTATATTATCTCAACAAAGATGGTCTCTATAGACCTTTGACTAGAGAACAATATCAATTACTGCTCGAGGGTAAAGCAGGTctataa